One Williamsia phyllosphaerae DNA segment encodes these proteins:
- a CDS encoding FAD binding domain-containing protein, with the protein MDQHGVTSVLRPRARDELVGLDGRDGLLAGGTSLMSDPNPSLRRLVDLTTLDWPALVVADDGLEIAATCTIERLITAEYPAHWRAAPLFEQSAHTLLASYKIWHTATVGGNICLGLPAGAMISMCSALDAELLVWHADGTDSVHRTADIVIGNAQTSLATGDVLRSIRFPAAVLTQRTALRKASYAHLGRSGAVVIARRTPIGVVVSVTAATRRPYVLEVATSDPDVVAQQVLSAIPTDGFHTDAHGTAPWRMSVTEYLVADAVAEVTS; encoded by the coding sequence CTACGACCACGGGCGCGGGATGAGTTGGTCGGCCTGGACGGTCGAGACGGGCTGCTCGCAGGCGGGACGTCGCTGATGAGCGACCCGAACCCCTCGCTGCGCCGACTGGTCGATCTCACGACCCTCGACTGGCCCGCTCTCGTCGTCGCCGACGACGGCCTGGAGATCGCCGCCACCTGCACCATCGAGCGTCTGATCACTGCCGAGTACCCGGCGCACTGGCGGGCGGCACCGCTGTTCGAGCAGAGCGCGCACACACTGCTCGCGTCGTACAAGATCTGGCACACGGCCACCGTCGGTGGCAACATCTGCCTGGGCCTGCCTGCGGGAGCGATGATCTCGATGTGTTCGGCTCTCGACGCCGAACTGCTGGTGTGGCACGCCGACGGCACCGACAGTGTGCACCGCACCGCCGACATCGTCATCGGTAACGCACAGACCTCACTGGCGACGGGCGATGTCCTGCGGTCGATCCGATTCCCGGCGGCGGTACTGACCCAACGGACCGCCCTGCGCAAGGCCTCCTACGCCCACCTCGGACGGTCCGGCGCGGTCGTGATCGCACGACGCACCCCGATCGGGGTGGTGGTGTCGGTGACCGCGGCGACCCGACGCCCGTACGTGCTCGAGGTCGCCACGTCCGATCCCGACGTCGTTGCGCAACAGGTCCTCTCGGCCATCCCGACCGACGGGTTCCACACCGATGCGCACGGCACCGCGCCCTGGCGGATGTCGGTGACGGAGTACCTCGTCGCCGACGCGGTCGCGGAGGTGACGTCGTGA